The genomic DNA TCCATTACACCAGTGGTCCCgactcctggtcctggatagCTGCAGCGtgcgctggcttttgttgttaccgAGCACTTAACTTACCGagcaattaactgctttaattgatcaattaactcacctcacctggtttcttgagtctgaattggttgctgatattaaggcgtaaacaaaaaacagcacaccctgcggctctccaggactaggagtgaggaccactgcgcTAGACAATGAAAATACATTCCGTAATTCTAGAAGGCACTTTATTCTTCAGGAAAtcttaactaaaaaaaaaaacatactgtatgagcCAAGTTAGCACATATTCTTGGGaagtttctttttaagaatatgAGTGAACAACGGACGATGTGGTCCCTCCTAACCAATCCCAGTGGGAGAAGAAGGGGGCAAAGTTAGTGTTTGGCTTCTGATGGTGGGCATCGTGCTTTACCGACCCTCCCCACAGGCCAAAGGGGACCAGGTTATGGAGGGACCAGGGGAAGTCATAGCCGCAGTGGTCATCAGTGGAGATCCAGATGTTGAAGAGCATGAAGCCCCATGCAGTCAGACAGTGGCATTGCAGGAGTATAGGGTCCACTGTGGTCCAGAAGCCTACAGTGATGAGctcccaggcagacaggtactgGGTGACCAGACTGAAGGGCTCGTTATATTGGTGATGAATGGCATGGAAAGTCCGGTACAGCCAGACAATCTTGTGATGCAGGAGGTGCCATAGGTAGTACTGGAAATCAAAAAGGATTGTACAACCCAAGATACCCAACAGGAACTCTGAGAGACTGGGCGCTTCTTTGGGGAGTGGAATCGGGGGCCTCCAGAGCCACTGTCCCACTGCTGCTGGGAAGATGTAGATCAGATGGTTGTACGTGGTAAGGCCCAACGTCCTGCTGATATCCCTCCAGGTGATGGAATTTGCCGGGTGGATCTTATACCTGTTGATTCTGGGACAGTTGGTAGCTAAGATGTCCAACACTGTGAAGACTGCTACCAGGAAAATGTATGTGGACACAGACAGTAGAACAGGGAAAAGAGGTGACCTCAAGGTGCATTGGTAGTTATCGAGGAGGTGGTCCCATACAGGCTGTAGCACTGATTTTTCAGGAAGTATAAACGTCATGTTGGCCACGGTGAATATCCCATAATAAACACTGCTAGAGCTGCcttctgtcattttaaaaaggaaagatGAGAAAGTAGTTTAGATATGAGAAAGTCGTTTCGCTTGCTTTCTTCAATGTTGTTTCAATGTCCCATTTGCCAAACTGGGCTTGCAATCTTGTTTTATGCACTTCTAAGCACCACCTCCTTTTTGAAAGCTGTGGTAATTTTCTGTGAAGGCTTTTTCATCAGTGTGAGAACCCCAGCCTCCTACAATGACCCTCTCACACCCCCAGCAGACACTGACCTAAATACTAGTGCTCCTGCAGCTAGGAAACAGATTAGAAATGAACTCATTTTCACTGTCGTATAGAAAAATGAAACCCGGTCATTTCAGACACTTTCAACTTATTTCATTGGGGCTGCCATGAAAATATCCGGTACTTTGCCTGTGGCTTGAATCTGAAGCAGTGATGAGTGATCAATATACAGATACACGAATAATTACACACATACGTTTCATTACCATTTCTGAAGTGTCAAATAATCCTATGCAGCTGCCAGCCACAGCCAGTCATGGCCTGGTCCAGATTTCATACCACATTGTGGTGCCAGGTCACACATTAGAACAGTACCTTAAGGGCGCTATGTGCCACCCAGAACAAGTGCAATGCAGTTCTAATGAACACTAGGAGGCACCATATACCACTTGGCACTTACCGCAATGCTACCTGGGTCTGGTGGTCCAGCCATTGTTGTGTATTATTGAACCCAGCTTCAAGCCTGCCCCTTTGCCTTTGCCCGTCCTTCCCTAGATGCGTTCCTACCCCcagttactgtacattactggcatttgacCAACCCCAGCCTGTGGGTTGCATTTCTGTATCGTACCTGGTGTCATTTTTAATTAGTTATATATCAGACCTgttttcacatactgtatgaccTGCTGTCAGATTGTAATAAACCATGTGTCACTTTCAAATAGAATATGATCTCAGAGCAGTTTTCACATCAAGCCTGATATCAGTTTACATCAACTGCCAatgactccagaattattggtacccttgataaaaatgaagaacaaaGGCATATACACAGATAATCATTTAgctgttatgttcaaacatatgggatgATTTTATTCATCATTAATCATATATTATGACTATATGATCTTATTTCAATAATGAATGGAATTATgaagtaatctcatttttttctgaaaaccatggGTGTTACATTGTGTTAATTATTTGCACCCCCAAAaagtattgtaaataaaataaaataaggtgCAATTGGCATTAAACATAATTTAGTTTCACCACAGAATATCAAAATCTGTTTTATGGTTGCAAAATTGCCAGGAAGAGGGCACAAGGACCCACAGATGGTGAGGAAAATGGTGAGGCCTCACAGAACCCAAGGACCACATTAAgcattgcagagattggttgtatTTTGGGATCACCAAGTCTCagaaagaaccataaaatgccACCATGCCAACTCTTTGACAGCCTTTACTGAGCATAATtgacaaaaccaagcatctggagtttgccaaacgtcattggaattatgactggattAAGGTGCTACTGTATTGTCAGGTGAGACCAAAACCTTTTGGCCATACACAGCATTGACATGTTTGAATGCAAAAGTGGAaaatgtacagtggcttcagaaagtattctgaccccttcacttttactttcaataacccataatgacaaactgaaaacatgtttttagaaatttgtgCAAAGTATCGAGACCTTTAATTGAGTACTTTGTGGAAGCCCCTTTGGAAGCAATTATAGCTTCGAGTCTTCTTAAGTAAGTCTCTACAGGCTtcgcacacctggatttgggcagtttattgGGCAATTATTGAGGCCCCTGTGCTCCTAGGAATActcaaagaaatgttttttttttgtttttttttgactgGGTTTTCTCATACTGTTcccactgtcaaatatggatCGTTCATTGATGTAtcggggatgctttgctgcccggacactatttaagatcaaagGCATCATGAATTCAATAAAGTGCCAggaaatctggttgtctctgctaggaagccaAGGCTTTGTCATttgtacaatacattacatgccatttggctgacacttttatcttacagttgattagactaagcaggagacaatcctcccctagagcaatgcaagCTGAAGGccaaatggctgtgcagatcttattgtggctacaccagggatcaaaccatcaaccttgcgggtcccagtcatgtaccttaaccactacgctataggccacCCCACTATATGTAGATATTTCAGCCAggcaatgactccaaacatcaaaatccacaaagAAATAGTGAAGTGAAAACAGCATCCATgctctgcaatggccatctcagtctaaaatcccatcaaaaacacCTGTACTCTGAACTAAAGAGGGCAGCCCATTAGCACAAACCAAAGGATATCAATGGCcttgaatatttttattatttgactttggttgattccattgaatcattaataaagcacacttctttacacattttggaaaatgaacttTACATCAATCACAAGTATTatcttttagtttacagtattttacagtatctctgtctccctctccctcttcctctttctctctttctccctttcccttCTTGTTGTGCCCCATTGTAGGCATGTGCTTTGCAGTTTGTTGTGGGCTAGGCTGACTATAAATCATTATACATCACTGAGTTATTATCTATAAACTAGTTCAAAGGCTGTTATTGTTATGCAGTATTACTCTATAGTCGCCTTGGCATACTGTGAGGGCTCATTAATCACTTTCAAAATGTGGTTTGTTTGGCATAAATAATAAGGAAGAGAGTCTGgccaaattgtgtgtgtgtgtgtgtgtgtgtgtgcgtgctgacACATGACCCCCGGAATGGCCCACAATTCCAGTAACTCAATCTGACTTTGGCGGACAcccaatccatccatccattatctagcctgttt from Conger conger chromosome 12, fConCon1.1, whole genome shotgun sequence includes the following:
- the ch25hl2 gene encoding cholesterol 25-hydroxylase-like protein 2, with the protein product MTEGSSSSVYYGIFTVANMTFILPEKSVLQPVWDHLLDNYQCTLRSPLFPVLLSVSTYIFLVAVFTVLDILATNCPRINRYKIHPANSITWRDISRTLGLTTYNHLIYIFPAAVGQWLWRPPIPLPKEAPSLSEFLLGILGCTILFDFQYYLWHLLHHKIVWLYRTFHAIHHQYNEPFSLVTQYLSAWELITVGFWTTVDPILLQCHCLTAWGFMLFNIWISTDDHCGYDFPWSLHNLVPFGLWGGSVKHDAHHQKPNTNFAPFFSHWDWLGGTTSSVVHSYS